In a single window of the Thunnus thynnus chromosome 9, fThuThy2.1, whole genome shotgun sequence genome:
- the LOC137188988 gene encoding centrosome and spindle pole associated protein 1-like isoform X2 has product MDDELENFIRERKARVAEDKARLEQDPPYMEIKAKPHRLYGSTIKENIPPKSIAQGKEESSSVGLPLGVEYEKKKQRLQHELRMDYRRYMAQKKHFDPEQPGPLIHLDNRRPVKPHLLEGRAGDLRQRPPSRRDAATLTEDSRGLHRDLCLAEGKTLFPEEDEEQSSVLSRLSRHRDRLGRPVDQESEEEEYTKEELELMEGRRRRHMGVEASYEKRRSIKTDGREKRDIPLGFAREGRRSRTLTRNDDAEFATGLIIADTDEALQRRKECYRQELQEQIAEQHRNKKREKDLELKVAATGINDPEKQPDRIRQFGLSRRKDPQVLEPSATGESESSSRGLSNNEKIGVRDREMPPPDQPHVAFQSPVLEYNSALGLGGGALSPSSQPAAPSFPRAMDTPRIPLLPPHPPSTLGETYRSPYGEPHHYYGTRNLLDPNMAYYGHLSVPGAGLPVSYWNVPPGGAVPCQFGNHSPQSQHSGSSFPEPPIQPSNEAAAADSRAGLFPPERSRSTRERIYREALKQQEASRRGNSEFLSKIQEQQERRRLEREERERYEAQLEADMKNHQPWGRGGGGAPLRDSTGNLIADLNQMHKLNEEAYSNPEQWQRRATAAMTARRAEHSDPNERVSGTVALCSIHDTSDRLPGFTHVQTPQFARSNVFANQPSLQQLQEQDKYKAYLKQQIEEKLRKKAEERERTRLEEEREEKRLEEQRARIQREYEEEQERKKRKEMEQKAKNEELIQLAEQRKKEAERKKKEEEEKESAALRRQYERERQARVEEVHREPSPPIPTLQKKHGQHQYTPRPPTVESRHSTAHLSERSLSGLQSPPVPACRNQLRAAGDQRDVFSELSALRRQLRSEQKRLEGHLQQGDWEELDSPLSERHRERPQVDVFDMARLRLQAPVRRPNSRNTEPRNLLRIHDSLQLKYTDDESRLGSSEVPKLEEVGVASRRRRDYRDPYQQVSSQRSTVQDDYFDLSPPHQNDYLRSVMGGSARGCLLESESAFIDPLGDAFPVQRTPELEKIPQLSARERRRLAKQSQRPQERAASSQHIGQFGDYSAHTGNRLQQDAEPSGEGRSRNRTGRLMALNRRGNTAGPVDLSDDDSSPPHFSPYNRNHQSSVETVATDPWMRPGTSDTLKCLDRPLRRERLTT; this is encoded by the exons ATGGATGATGAGCTGGAGAACTTCATCAGGGAGCGGAAGGCAAGAGTGGCTGAGGATAAAGCCCGTTTAGAGCAAGACCCTCCTTACATGGAAATAAAG GCAAAACCCCACAGATTATATGGATCCACTATTAAGGAGAACATCCCTCCCAAGTCGATAGCACAGGGGAAAG AGGAGAGCAGCAGTGTGGGTCTGCCTCTTGGCGTGGAGTacgagaagaagaaacagaggcTGCAGCATGAGCTCCGTATGGACTACAGGCGCTACATGGCTCAG aaaaaacactttgaccCTGAACAGCCTGGACCATTAATTCACCTTGATAACAGGAGGCCTGTTAAG CCACACCTGCTAGAAGGCCGGGCAGGTGATCTCAGACAGCGACCCCCCTCACGGAGAGATGCAGCCACTCTGACAGAGGACAGTAGGGGATTGCACAGGGACCTGTGCCTCGCCGAGGGTAAGACTCTCTTCcctgaggaggatgaggaacaGTCGTCAGTACTTTCCAGACTTTCTAGACATCGTGACAGGCTGGGGAGGCCAGTGGACCAGgagtcagaggaggaggaatacACCAaggaggagctggagctgaTGGAGGGCAGGAGGCGCAGACATATGGGGGTGGAGGCCAGTTATGAGAAGAGACGATCCATTAAGACTGATGGCAG GGAGAAGAGGGATATTCCATTAGGTTTTGCCAGAGAAGGCAGGAGATCAAGGACACTGACCAGAAATGATGATGCTGAGTTTGCCACTGGCCTTATAATCG CTGATACAGATGAGGCCttgcagaggaggaaagagtGTTACAGACAGGAGCTACAGGAGCAGATAGCTGAACAGCACAGGAACAAGAAAAG GGAGAAAGATTTGGAGCTGAAAGTTGCTGCAACGGGAATAAATGATCCTGAAAAACAG CCGGACCGAATCAGACAGTTTGGTCTGAGCAGGAGAAAAGATCCTCAGGTTTTGGAGCCTTCAGCAACAGGAGAGAGCGAGTCATCATCCAGAGGTCTCTCTAACAATGAGAAGATTGGTGTTCGAGACAGAGAGATGCCTCCTCCTGATCAGCCCCACGTGGCCTTCCAGTCCCCTGTGTTGGAGTACAACTCTGCCCTGGGCCTGGGGGGAGGCGCTCTGTCTCCCAGCAGCCAGCCTGCTGCCCCCTCCTTCCCCAGAGCCATGGACACTCCCAG AATCCCCTTGCTCCCTCCCCATCCCCCTTCAACACTTGGTGAAACCTACAGGAGCCCGTATGGAGAGCCCCATCACTACTACGGCACCAGAAACCTTCTTGACCCAAACATGGCCTACT ATGGTCATTTGTCTGTTCCCGGTGCTGGCCTTCCTGTGTCCTACTGGAATGTACCACCAGGGGGAGCTGTGCCTTGCCAGTTTGGTAACCACAGCCCTCAAAGCCAGCACAGTGGAAGCAGCTTCCCTGAGCCTCCAATACA GCCCAGTAatgaggctgctgctgcagactcgcgTGCTGGGCTGTTCCCTCCAGAGAGATCCAGATCAACCAGGGAGAGGATTTACAGAGAGGCTCTGAAACAACAG GAAGCTTCCAGGAGAGGGAACAGCGAGTTTTTGAGCAAG atcCAGGAGCAACAGGAACGGAGGCGTCTGGAAAGGGAAGAGCGGGAGCGCTACGAGGCTCAGCTGGAGGCCGACATGAAGAACCACCAGCCCTGGGGTcgaggtggaggaggagccCCGCTCAGAGACAGCACCGGAAATCTCATTG CTGACCTCAACCAGATGCACAAGCTGAATGAGGAGGCCTACAGCAACCCGGAGCAGTGGCAGAGGAGAGCCACGGCGGCCATGACAGCCCGCCGGGCAGAGCACTCTGACCCCAACGAGAGGGTCTCCGGTACTGTAGCATTGTGCAGTATCCATGACACTAGTGACAGGCTCCCTG gtTTCACACATGTCCAAACCCCCCAGTTTGCCAGAAGCAATGTATTTGCCAACCAGCCCAGTCTGCAGCAGCTCCAGGAACAGGACAAGTACAAAGCTTACCTCAAACAGCAG ATTGAGGAGAAACTGCGTAAAAAAGCAGAAGAGAGGGAACGGACCAGattggaggaggagagagaggagaagaggctGGAGGAGCAGAGGGCTCGCATTCAGAGGGAGTATGAGGaagaacaagagagaaagaaacggAAAGAAATGGAG CAAAAGGCCAAGAACGAAGAGCTGATTCAGCTGGCTGAACAGCGCAagaaggaggcagagaggaagaagaaggaagaagaagagaaggagagtgCGGCACTGAGGAGGCAGTATGAGAGGGAGAGGCAGGCTCGGGTGGAGGAG GTACACAGGGAGCCCTCCCCTCCGATCCCCACCCTGCAGAAGAAACACGGGCAGCACCAGTACACCCCGAGACCTCCCACTGTGGAGAGCCGGCATTCTACCGCACACCTGTCT gaGCGCTCTTTGTCTGGACTCCAGTCCCCCCCTGTCCCCGCTTGTAGGAATCAGCTCCGAGCTGCAG GAGACCAGCGGGACGTGTTCAGTGAGCTGTCAGCGCTGCGTCGGCAGCTTCGCAGTGAACAAAAACGACTGGAGGGTCATCTGCAGCAAGGCGACTGGGAGGAATTAGACTCTCCCCTGAGTGAAAG ACATCGGGAGCGTCCCCAGGTGGATGTGTTTGATATGGCTAGGCTGCGGCTCCAGGCTCCGGTCCGAAGGCCGAACTCCAGAAACACAGAGCCCAGAAACCTGCTGCGAATCCACGACTCCCTTCAGCTCAAATACACAG aCGATGAATCCAGGCTCGGCTCCAGTGAGGTTCCTAAGCTGGAGGAAGTGGGTGTGGCCAGCAGGAGAAGGCGAGACTACAGGGATCCATATCAACAAGTCAGCAGCCAGAGGTCTACAGTACAGGATG ATTATTTTGACCTGTCCCCACCACATCAAAATGATTACCTG AGGAGTGTGATGGGAGGATCTGCAAGAGGTTGTCTGCTGGAGTCAGAGAGTGCTTTTATTG accCTTTAGGCGATGCCTTTCCAGTGCAGCGCACCCCGGAGCTTGAGAAGATCCCCCAGCTGTCAgccagggagaggaggaggttggCCAAACAGTCACAGCGCCCCCAG GAACGAGCTGCTTCCAGTCAGCATATTGGCCAATTTGGAGACTACTCCGCCCacacaggtaacaggctgcagcagGACGCAGAGCCCAGCGGGGAGGGGAGGAGCCGGAACAGGACGGGTCGTCTGATGGCCCTCAATCGTCGTGGCAACACAGCCG GACCAGTGGATCTGTCTGATGACGACTCCTCACCTCCCCACTTTTCTCCCTACAATCGTAACCATCAAAGCTCTGTAGAAACTGTGGCCACTGATCCCTGGATGCGGCCAGGAACATCGGACACACTCAAGTGTTTAGACCGACCACTGAGGAGGGAGCGATTGACAACATAG